In one window of Chryseobacterium viscerum DNA:
- the xylE gene encoding D-xylose transporter XylE yields MQIIDSGTKYSSGTKAEINMVYVTMLTLVATLGGLLFGYDTAVISGAEKSIQEYLIIPLGLSSLAHGATISSALIGCVIGGVVSGYFSTRLGRKKSLMVAAFLFFISALGAAYPEFLFFKQGEQSLGVLLAFNFYRIIGGIGVGLASAVCPMYIGEIAPAEVRGRLVSLNQFAIIFGMLVVYFVNWGIAYGKSVEWINDIGWRYMFLSLTIPAALFGILLFFVPETPRYLTLTKKDDEALKILTKINGQLRGHEIFQEIKGTVAQHKSELFTFGKTVIIIGILLSVFQQFVGINVALYYAPRIFESMGVHKDASMLQTVVMGLVNVIFTVVAIFTVDKWGRKPLLIVGSIGMAMGMFAIAIFSYLHIIGIATLVFIIIYTASFMMSWGPICWVLISELFPNKIRGAAIAVAVAAQWAANYLISSTYPFMMEFSGAFTYGFYGVMSVLSLFFVWKMVPETKGKSLEEIEKLWKS; encoded by the coding sequence ATGCAAATAATAGATTCGGGCACGAAATATTCTTCAGGAACAAAGGCAGAAATCAACATGGTATATGTCACCATGCTTACATTGGTTGCCACTTTGGGAGGGCTTTTGTTCGGATATGATACAGCCGTTATTTCGGGGGCAGAAAAGTCCATTCAGGAATATTTAATTATCCCATTGGGACTGAGTTCATTGGCTCATGGAGCCACTATTTCCAGTGCATTGATAGGGTGTGTCATCGGAGGGGTTGTTTCCGGATATTTTTCAACCAGATTAGGAAGGAAAAAATCACTGATGGTAGCTGCATTTTTATTTTTCATCAGTGCCTTGGGAGCTGCTTATCCTGAATTTTTATTTTTTAAGCAGGGTGAACAATCATTGGGTGTTTTGCTGGCTTTTAACTTTTATAGAATTATTGGAGGAATTGGTGTTGGTCTTGCTTCCGCGGTTTGCCCGATGTATATTGGAGAAATAGCCCCTGCTGAAGTTCGTGGAAGATTGGTTTCTCTAAATCAGTTTGCCATAATTTTTGGGATGCTGGTAGTATATTTTGTCAACTGGGGTATTGCCTACGGAAAATCAGTAGAATGGATCAACGATATCGGCTGGCGTTATATGTTTTTATCCCTGACAATTCCGGCTGCCTTATTCGGGATTTTACTGTTTTTTGTTCCGGAAACTCCCCGATATTTAACCTTAACTAAAAAAGATGATGAAGCGCTTAAAATTTTAACAAAAATTAATGGGCAGCTTAGAGGACATGAAATTTTTCAGGAAATTAAGGGAACTGTTGCTCAACATAAAAGTGAGCTTTTTACATTCGGGAAAACAGTTATTATTATTGGAATTTTACTTTCTGTTTTTCAGCAGTTTGTGGGAATTAATGTAGCTTTATACTATGCTCCGAGGATTTTTGAGAGCATGGGTGTTCATAAAGATGCTTCAATGCTGCAAACTGTTGTTATGGGATTGGTTAACGTTATCTTTACAGTGGTTGCTATTTTCACGGTTGATAAATGGGGAAGAAAACCATTACTGATCGTAGGTTCCATAGGAATGGCAATGGGAATGTTTGCCATTGCCATTTTCTCTTATTTGCATATTATCGGAATTGCAACTTTGGTTTTCATCATCATCTATACCGCATCTTTTATGATGTCCTGGGGACCGATTTGTTGGGTTTTGATCTCAGAACTTTTTCCTAATAAAATCAGGGGGGCAGCGATTGCAGTTGCAGTTGCAGCTCAATGGGCCGCCAATTACCTGATCTCCTCCACCTATCCTTTTATGATGGAGTTTAGCGGAGCTTTTACTTATGGTTTTTAC